Proteins from one Prevotella sp. E2-28 genomic window:
- a CDS encoding DsrE/DsrF/DrsH-like family protein — translation MAENKKLSIIAFSGDFDKLTAVFTLGTGAAAVGYEVNIFFTFWGLDAIKKKQGRSFTGGNWLTKIFGFMMGGLKVTPTSRFNFLGIGPKIFRYLMKKNNVATLEELVEASKALGINLYACEMAMHVLGLKKDDFIPEVKDVLGVASFLKLSEGGQTLFI, via the coding sequence ATGGCAGAAAACAAGAAACTGAGCATCATCGCCTTCAGTGGCGATTTCGACAAACTGACGGCTGTATTTACTTTAGGTACGGGCGCGGCAGCTGTAGGGTATGAGGTCAACATCTTTTTTACGTTCTGGGGCCTTGACGCTATCAAGAAAAAGCAAGGTCGCAGCTTCACAGGTGGCAATTGGCTTACTAAGATATTCGGATTCATGATGGGCGGACTGAAGGTGACACCAACCTCGCGCTTTAACTTTCTTGGTATAGGTCCGAAGATATTCCGCTATCTGATGAAGAAGAATAACGTAGCCACGTTGGAAGAGCTTGTTGAGGCTTCTAAGGCACTTGGTATTAATCTGTATGCCTGTGAGATGGCGATGCATGTGCTGGGCCTGAAGAAGGATGACTTTATTCCCGAGGTGAAGGACGTGCTTGGCGTAGCTTCGTTCCTGAAACTCAGTGAAGGCGGGCAGACACTATTTATCTAA
- a CDS encoding dicarboxylate/amino acid:cation symporter: MKKTLIWIGALVVGALLGLLGIAWLNDVMDFVATVYTRLFQLLAVPTIVLAVITTFATFGSKGSGRIFGRTLIYTLLTTFAAAAVGAILYVVIAPGNLPTEALSSTQPSDISPQTSFYEHILGVIPNNIVKPFLEGNVLSLLLLAFAVGIGLSKLPESENKAVIVKGLLGLQDLLFLLIRGLIYTLPLGITAFAAQLSAQVSAGVVADTIGKYVLVVLGGNVIQFFVVLPLFLLARGLNPIRVLGKMMPAVLMALFTKSSAATLPVTMQTAEQRLGIRKDIARFVLPICTTINMNGCAAFILVTSLFVMQNGGTTLTLGTILLWLFISVISAVGNAGVPMGCFFLTLSLMSGIGAPVAILGIILPIYTIIDMVETAENVWSDSCVCAMTDRDLK; this comes from the coding sequence ATGAAAAAAACACTGATATGGATTGGAGCACTCGTTGTTGGTGCTCTTTTAGGATTACTGGGCATCGCGTGGCTCAATGATGTGATGGATTTCGTGGCAACAGTTTACACAAGGTTGTTTCAGTTGCTGGCTGTGCCCACCATCGTACTGGCAGTCATCACGACGTTTGCCACTTTCGGCTCGAAAGGGTCGGGCCGCATCTTCGGGCGTACATTGATTTATACGCTGCTGACCACCTTTGCCGCTGCTGCCGTGGGAGCAATATTATATGTAGTGATTGCCCCTGGTAATCTGCCAACAGAAGCCCTCAGCAGTACTCAGCCCTCAGACATCAGCCCACAGACATCATTTTATGAGCATATATTAGGCGTGATACCCAATAACATCGTGAAACCTTTCCTTGAAGGCAATGTCCTGTCGTTGCTGCTTTTGGCTTTTGCCGTTGGTATAGGACTCTCAAAACTGCCTGAAAGTGAGAACAAGGCTGTCATCGTGAAGGGCCTGTTAGGTTTGCAGGATCTGCTCTTTTTGTTGATTCGAGGACTCATCTATACCCTGCCCCTCGGCATCACGGCCTTCGCAGCCCAGTTGTCAGCGCAGGTCTCTGCGGGTGTCGTAGCCGATACAATAGGTAAATACGTCCTCGTGGTATTGGGTGGCAATGTCATTCAGTTCTTCGTCGTCCTGCCGCTGTTTCTTTTGGCGCGCGGTTTGAATCCCATTCGTGTGTTAGGAAAGATGATGCCAGCTGTGTTGATGGCCCTCTTTACCAAGAGCAGTGCCGCCACGCTGCCTGTTACTATGCAGACGGCAGAACAGCGTCTTGGCATTCGCAAGGATATCGCCCGCTTTGTGTTGCCCATCTGCACTACGATCAATATGAACGGCTGCGCAGCCTTTATCCTTGTAACCTCGCTCTTTGTGATGCAAAATGGCGGTACAACGCTGACGTTGGGCACAATCCTACTGTGGCTATTTATCTCCGTTATTTCTGCTGTAGGTAATGCAGGTGTTCCAATGGGCTGTTTTTTCCTGACACTTTCGCTGATGTCTGGCATCGGTGCTCCTGTAGCCATCCTCGGCATCATCCTGCCTATCTATACGATCATTGATATGGTGGAAACAGCAGAGAATGTATGGTCAGATTCCTGTGTTTGTGCGATGACTGACCGCGATTTGAAATAA
- a CDS encoding TonB-dependent receptor — MLGIILSTILLSDTVATDRVQNLDEVVIVSEARRGRKRSVKGQVASIDEHLSELRNVSLVRRGSYAWEPVVNNMQTERLSTTIDGMKIFYACTDKMDPVTSYVESGNLQSISLNSGLDGNPQATGNIGGSLDLKLRKAGFDNDSFHASASAGHEWNGHVQVYGADAALSSHTAYLNTGAFYRHADNYKVGGGDELQFSQFQKVNVFANAGLRLAEKDMLEGTLIFDRATDVGYPALNMDVAKAEGLITSLAYKHLFRKASWETKAYYNHITHVMDDTTRPDVAIHMDMPGDSWTAGVYSLLTTAHKQHDLALNYDLYYNRLFADMTMYPGGAAPMYMVTWPDVGTLNTGFALTDNISIARNQRLRLSAKVAWQQQHLHNEEGYHALKVFFPAMTDAYHQTTGRIAANYQLSMASSELSFGAGWGSRAPTVTEAYGYYLNNTFDQYDYMGNPSLKNESAVELNGAARLSVLNSQLSVEGNVFLFSNYIIGQFEDRLSAMTVGAEGVKVYANISHATIANVSLTWNWQITQHLSWNKKVSYSSGRDADGDPLPLISPINWQSELQYQNQNFQAQASVKGNTRQNNYGEKYGETAVKAWTILNLSAQYQFIVHNSQFIVRAGIENLFDKHYATYADWNHIPQKGRNIYMNLTFEL; from the coding sequence ATGCTGGGAATTATATTATCAACCATATTATTGTCTGACACGGTGGCCACCGACAGGGTACAGAACCTTGATGAGGTGGTCATCGTATCTGAAGCCAGGCGAGGACGGAAGCGCTCGGTGAAGGGACAGGTGGCCAGCATCGACGAACATCTCAGTGAATTGCGTAATGTGAGCCTCGTACGTCGAGGCTCTTATGCTTGGGAGCCGGTGGTGAACAACATGCAGACGGAACGACTCTCTACAACCATTGACGGCATGAAGATATTCTATGCCTGCACGGACAAGATGGACCCCGTGACCAGTTATGTGGAGAGCGGCAACCTGCAGAGCATCAGTCTGAACAGCGGGCTCGACGGCAATCCGCAGGCCACGGGAAACATCGGCGGCAGTCTGGATCTGAAACTGCGCAAGGCGGGCTTCGACAACGACTCGTTTCATGCCAGCGCCTCGGCAGGTCATGAGTGGAACGGCCACGTACAGGTGTATGGTGCCGATGCGGCGCTGAGCAGTCACACGGCGTATCTGAACACAGGCGCCTTCTATCGCCATGCCGACAATTACAAGGTGGGCGGCGGCGACGAGCTACAGTTCTCGCAGTTCCAGAAGGTGAACGTCTTTGCGAATGCCGGCCTGAGACTGGCCGAGAAGGATATGCTGGAGGGAACGCTGATCTTCGACCGTGCCACCGATGTGGGCTATCCTGCACTGAACATGGACGTGGCGAAGGCTGAAGGCCTGATCACGTCGCTGGCATACAAACACCTGTTTCGCAAGGCCAGTTGGGAGACGAAGGCCTACTATAACCACATCACCCACGTGATGGACGATACAACACGCCCCGACGTGGCCATCCACATGGATATGCCGGGTGACAGTTGGACGGCGGGTGTGTATAGTCTGCTGACGACAGCACATAAGCAGCACGACCTGGCGCTGAACTACGACCTCTATTACAATCGCCTGTTTGCCGACATGACGATGTATCCGGGCGGTGCGGCTCCGATGTATATGGTGACGTGGCCCGATGTGGGCACACTGAATACGGGGTTTGCCCTGACGGATAATATAAGCATTGCCCGCAACCAGAGGCTGCGCCTCTCGGCTAAGGTGGCGTGGCAGCAGCAACACCTGCACAACGAGGAGGGATATCATGCGCTGAAGGTATTCTTCCCAGCTATGACAGATGCCTATCATCAGACCACGGGTCGCATTGCCGCCAACTATCAGCTTTCAATGGCGAGCTCTGAACTAAGTTTTGGTGCCGGTTGGGGCAGTCGCGCACCAACGGTGACAGAGGCCTATGGCTACTATTTGAATAATACGTTCGACCAGTATGACTATATGGGCAATCCCTCGCTGAAGAACGAGTCGGCGGTGGAACTGAACGGTGCAGCTAGGCTCTCAGTTCTCAACTCTCAACTCTCGGTTGAAGGTAATGTGTTTCTTTTCTCGAACTACATCATAGGGCAGTTTGAGGATCGTCTCAGTGCTATGACCGTTGGCGCTGAGGGTGTGAAGGTCTATGCCAATATCTCGCACGCCACCATCGCTAATGTCTCGCTGACGTGGAATTGGCAGATAACACAGCATCTCAGCTGGAACAAAAAGGTAAGCTATAGCTCTGGCCGCGATGCCGATGGAGACCCGCTGCCGCTTATCTCGCCCATAAATTGGCAGAGCGAACTGCAATACCAAAACCAAAACTTTCAGGCGCAGGCTAGCGTAAAGGGTAACACGCGTCAGAACAACTACGGCGAGAAATACGGTGAGACGGCAGTAAAGGCTTGGACCATTCTGAACCTCTCGGCGCAGTATCAGTTCATAGTTCATAATTCACAGTTCATAGTTAGAGCAGGTATTGAGAACCTCTTCGACAAGCACTACGCCACCTATGCCGACTGGAACCATATCCCACAGAAAGGACGCAATATTTATATGAATTTGACGTTTGAATTATAA
- a CDS encoding FixH family protein — protein sequence MKKVMRLFMAVAVLVGLSACNSNDDLGSQTIEIPGVTIDGDVDCCSAEEALQVYNFLQTVKIIPELSTVVDEKYNVFAYSKTGSFHTGYNEIFFVATKKKNGNYIKNYDIDGLKPLMLMVKMNMKHSTPVGGKAESFDYAYLAVKRTWVSFVMSTSEAGSWTLGYDANILGSKGGIEAADIKVGELPEGQAWLKSFKVGNDTYYLSLVNPTDWQTGKNAITAYVSKKNAPATTPYGLAAEQFTIEIDPRMPDMGNHTSPDNVALNPQADGSYQGTVNLTMTGRWRIHLAVKDAKGNVVAGGDDLADGFSSLYWEVTI from the coding sequence ATGAAAAAGGTAATGAGATTGTTTATGGCAGTGGCAGTCCTGGTGGGACTGAGCGCTTGCAATTCGAATGATGATTTAGGAAGTCAGACGATTGAGATCCCTGGTGTTACGATAGATGGTGATGTGGATTGCTGTTCGGCCGAGGAGGCGCTGCAGGTGTATAACTTCCTGCAGACGGTGAAGATTATTCCAGAGCTGTCAACGGTGGTGGATGAAAAATACAATGTCTTTGCGTACTCGAAGACGGGCTCGTTCCACACAGGCTACAACGAGATTTTCTTTGTGGCTACGAAGAAAAAGAACGGCAACTATATCAAGAACTACGACATCGACGGATTGAAGCCCCTGATGCTGATGGTGAAGATGAACATGAAGCACAGCACGCCTGTGGGTGGAAAGGCGGAATCGTTCGACTATGCTTATTTGGCCGTGAAGCGCACGTGGGTGTCATTCGTGATGAGCACCAGTGAGGCCGGCTCGTGGACACTGGGCTATGATGCCAACATACTGGGCAGCAAGGGTGGCATTGAGGCAGCCGACATCAAGGTGGGCGAACTGCCCGAGGGTCAGGCGTGGCTGAAATCGTTCAAGGTAGGCAATGATACCTATTACCTCTCGTTGGTGAACCCCACCGACTGGCAGACGGGTAAGAACGCCATTACGGCCTACGTGTCGAAGAAGAACGCGCCCGCTACAACGCCTTACGGACTGGCTGCGGAGCAGTTTACCATAGAGATAGACCCCCGTATGCCCGACATGGGTAACCACACCTCGCCCGACAACGTGGCACTGAACCCTCAGGCCGACGGCAGCTATCAGGGCACGGTGAACCTGACGATGACCGGTCGCTGGCGCATCCACCTCGCCGTGAAGGACGCGAAGGGCAACGTCGTGGCTGGAGGTGATGACTTGGCAGATGGATTCAGCTCCCTCTATTGGGAAGTAACTATTTAA
- a CDS encoding SDR family NAD(P)-dependent oxidoreductase, translating to MKEKIVFVTGANKGIGFGIAKHLGLSGWQVIIGARDAERAEKAISELKQAGVNVLGWVSVELRDLNSIEQAAKELNEKYAGLSLLVNNAGIPGDMNVNSEHTELSDIKETLDVNFIGTFALTKALLPLITKNEGRIANVTVPSEISPYWHPLAYVASKAAQNAMMGVMAIEFQQANTPVEVFSVHPGPTTTDLNGNMALPGFHDIETVGAKFADLINDGQNHQGEFIELYPIVKED from the coding sequence ATGAAAGAAAAAATCGTTTTTGTGACGGGTGCCAACAAAGGCATCGGTTTCGGAATTGCCAAGCACCTCGGCTTGAGTGGCTGGCAGGTGATCATTGGCGCACGCGATGCTGAGCGTGCCGAGAAGGCCATCAGCGAGTTGAAACAGGCTGGTGTCAATGTGCTGGGATGGGTGAGCGTTGAGTTGCGCGACCTCAACAGCATCGAGCAGGCTGCCAAGGAACTCAACGAGAAATACGCAGGTCTGTCTCTGCTGGTCAACAATGCAGGCATCCCTGGCGATATGAACGTCAACAGCGAACACACCGAACTCAGCGACATCAAGGAGACACTCGACGTGAACTTCATCGGCACCTTCGCCCTCACTAAGGCACTCCTGCCCCTGATCACCAAGAACGAGGGTCGCATCGCCAACGTCACCGTTCCCTCAGAAATCAGTCCCTACTGGCATCCTCTGGCTTATGTTGCCAGCAAGGCGGCTCAGAACGCGATGATGGGTGTGATGGCCATCGAGTTCCAGCAGGCCAACACGCCTGTAGAGGTCTTCTCCGTACACCCAGGTCCCACCACCACCGACCTGAACGGCAACATGGCTCTGCCTGGCTTCCACGACATCGAGACCGTAGGCGCGAAGTTCGCCGACCTCATCAACGACGGCCAGAACCATCAGGGCGAGTTCATCGAACTCTATCCTATTGTCAAGGAAGACTAA
- a CDS encoding nucleotidyltransferase family protein → MNILKDKYGITSLSLFGSTARGSQKSTSDIDLFVDTKTPNPFLLMDAKEFLENATGSSVDIVRNHQNLNPRLKRRILKDGILIF, encoded by the coding sequence ATGAACATACTCAAAGATAAGTATGGCATTACCTCTTTGTCTCTTTTTGGTTCTACTGCAAGAGGAAGCCAAAAGTCTACAAGCGATATTGACTTGTTTGTAGATACAAAGACTCCTAATCCATTCTTATTGATGGATGCAAAGGAGTTCTTGGAAAATGCCACAGGCTCTTCTGTTGACATCGTTCGTAATCATCAGAATCTTAATCCAAGGCTTAAAAGGAGAATATTGAAGGATGGAATTCTTATCTTCTGA
- a CDS encoding very short patch repair endonuclease, which yields MNKSSQHNINKVMSAVKSVGTKPEVIVRRGLWERGFRYRLNHKRLPGHPDLVLKKYRSCIFVNGCFWHGHFVKLDKMESSRCCRIPRTNRDFWVAKIRRNKERDKEEQKKLAEMGWHCITVWECELAPAVREQTIESIAFTLNHIYLQDHSTQKPHVEIEEESVMLIAAEE from the coding sequence ATGAATAAATCCTCACAACACAATATCAATAAAGTAATGTCTGCAGTAAAATCTGTAGGAACGAAACCTGAGGTTATTGTGCGACGTGGATTGTGGGAGCGTGGATTCAGATATAGATTAAATCACAAACGATTGCCAGGCCATCCAGATTTAGTACTGAAGAAATATAGATCTTGTATCTTTGTAAATGGTTGTTTTTGGCATGGGCATTTCGTGAAACTAGACAAAATGGAAAGCTCAAGATGCTGTAGAATTCCCAGAACCAATCGTGATTTCTGGGTGGCAAAGATTCGCAGGAACAAAGAGCGGGACAAGGAGGAGCAGAAGAAACTAGCAGAAATGGGCTGGCATTGTATAACGGTATGGGAATGTGAGTTGGCTCCAGCCGTTCGAGAACAGACCATAGAGTCCATCGCTTTTACTCTTAACCATATCTATTTGCAAGATCATTCTACTCAGAAACCACACGTAGAGATTGAAGAAGAAAGCGTGATGTTAATAGCGGCAGAAGAATAA
- a CDS encoding DNA cytosine methyltransferase, translating into MSQAWHPCASLKAQGLFAPWNDMSENLHNNEKQVLVNWENEVDKVEDSVIPIHFDDEPLQNNKKYKVLSLFSGCGGMDLGFEGHFIANKKSFAADSPFIEHQLNDNWVFLKKTLFQTVFANDILPEAEKAWTMYMSRFGYSENVYHNASIVELVKMHQQGADIFPKDIDIVTGGFPCQDFSVAGKRQGFNSQKDDWGKKRAEDKPTEESRGKLYFWMKQVIDIVRPKIFIAENVKGLVNLGDVKDIIQKDFASADGNGYIVLTPQVLHAGNYGVPESRERVIFIGIRRDALKPEALQALESKEIPDDYNPYPKPTHAGTLKNSGLLPKVMTYDVLKDLDEPEDSLDASQRVYSKAKFLANGSQGQIEIKLDGLGPTIRSEHHGNIEFRRLSAEHGGKHYEELKKGLKERRLTPRECALIQTFPPDYRFVIKKTTGNGYHVSSSGAYKIIGNAVPPVLAYHIATRLQELWPKYFEE; encoded by the coding sequence ATGTCACAAGCATGGCACCCCTGCGCTTCCTTGAAAGCACAGGGGCTTTTTGCGCCATGGAATGATATGAGTGAAAACCTACATAACAACGAGAAACAAGTTCTAGTTAATTGGGAAAATGAAGTTGATAAAGTTGAGGATTCTGTAATTCCCATCCACTTTGATGACGAACCATTACAAAATAACAAAAAGTATAAAGTCCTATCTTTGTTCTCTGGTTGTGGAGGTATGGACTTAGGCTTTGAAGGTCACTTTATCGCTAATAAAAAATCTTTTGCCGCAGATAGCCCGTTTATAGAACACCAATTGAATGATAATTGGGTATTCCTAAAAAAGACTCTGTTTCAAACTGTATTTGCAAATGACATTCTACCTGAGGCCGAGAAAGCATGGACTATGTATATGAGCAGATTCGGATATAGCGAGAATGTGTATCATAATGCAAGCATTGTTGAATTGGTAAAGATGCATCAACAAGGAGCAGACATCTTTCCTAAGGATATTGATATTGTAACAGGAGGATTTCCGTGTCAGGATTTCAGCGTAGCAGGTAAACGTCAAGGGTTCAACTCACAAAAAGACGATTGGGGTAAGAAACGCGCAGAAGATAAGCCTACGGAAGAAAGTAGAGGTAAGTTATACTTTTGGATGAAGCAGGTTATAGATATTGTACGTCCAAAAATATTTATTGCTGAAAATGTAAAAGGCCTTGTCAATTTGGGTGACGTAAAGGATATCATTCAAAAGGACTTTGCTAGCGCTGATGGTAATGGGTACATCGTGTTAACACCTCAAGTTCTTCATGCAGGCAATTATGGCGTACCAGAATCAAGAGAACGCGTTATCTTTATAGGCATTAGAAGGGATGCACTTAAACCAGAAGCGCTTCAGGCTTTGGAATCTAAAGAAATTCCTGATGATTATAATCCTTATCCTAAGCCAACGCATGCTGGAACATTAAAGAATAGCGGACTACTACCAAAGGTTATGACTTATGATGTTTTGAAAGACCTTGATGAACCTGAGGATTCACTTGACGCATCACAAAGAGTATACTCTAAGGCAAAATTCCTCGCAAATGGCAGTCAAGGACAAATAGAAATTAAACTTGATGGTCTTGGCCCCACTATACGTTCTGAGCATCATGGAAATATTGAATTCCGCCGTCTATCAGCTGAACACGGAGGAAAACACTATGAAGAATTAAAGAAAGGTTTGAAAGAACGAAGACTAACGCCAAGAGAATGCGCTCTAATTCAAACTTTCCCACCAGACTATCGCTTTGTTATCAAGAAGACAACAGGCAATGGTTATCATGTCAGTTCGTCTGGAGCATATAAAATTATCGGAAATGCCGTACCTCCTGTGCTGGCATATCATATTGCAACGAGATTACAAGAACTATGGCCTAAATATTTTGAAGAATGA